One Triticum dicoccoides isolate Atlit2015 ecotype Zavitan chromosome 4B, WEW_v2.0, whole genome shotgun sequence genomic window carries:
- the LOC119293380 gene encoding uncharacterized protein LOC119293380, producing the protein MALAPRSLAITVFTCRSVAIILQVASLTYVLMAEELGFSVFIFLKLVLAAELILNSARLLYDGTQAFLHQPLPAERWMMSALVAVDLVMLHALFAAGASSLGVVDYLDKTMRQCALLPSHACDRFWASGILTVLASAFTVPVIIIMFRLHVIWEWDHAAAAAAHA; encoded by the exons ATGGCACTGGCGCCACGGTCACTGGCCATCACGGTGTTCACCTGCAGGTCCGTCGCCATCATTCTGCAGGTGGCGAGTCTGACCTACGTCTTGATGGCAGAAGAACTGGGCTTCTCCGTCTTCAT ATTCCTCAAGCTTGTGTTGGCGGCGGAGCTGATCTTGAACTCGGCGCGGCTGCTCTACGATGGCACGCAGGCCTTCTTACACCAGCCACTGCCGGCCGAACGTTGGATGATGTCGGCGCTTGTGGCCGTAGATTTG GTCATGCTGCACGCCCTCTTCGCTGCTGGGGCGAGCTCCCTGGGGGTGGTGGACTACCTCGACAAGACCATGAGGCAGTGCGCACTGCTACCTTCCCATGCTTGCGATCGGTTCTGGGCATCGGGCATACTCACCGTGCTGGCATCGGCTTTCACCGTCCCGGTCATCATCATCATGTTCCGTCTGCATGTGATCTGGGAATGggatcacgccgccgccgccgccgcccatgcaTGA